From a single Collibacillus ludicampi genomic region:
- the spoIIIAC gene encoding stage III sporulation protein AC, with the protein MGINGIHAIFQIAGVGIIAAVLTTLFKHYGKEEFAQLATLTGFIVILIMVVSYLDDLFTKIRSVFLIQ; encoded by the coding sequence ATGGGCATAAACGGAATTCATGCCATTTTTCAAATCGCAGGCGTGGGAATCATTGCAGCCGTGCTTACAACACTGTTCAAACACTACGGCAAAGAAGAATTTGCTCAATTGGCGACATTAACAGGATTTATCGTGATTTTAATCATGGTGGTTTCCTATCTGGATGACCTATTCACGAAGATACGATCCGTCTTTTTAATTCAATAG
- the spoIIIAA gene encoding stage III sporulation protein AA, producing the protein MPDRRLEEQIYPLLSPRLREVVTRAPTRVLSSLEEIRLRQGKALQIYYASQDAYLDERGGLQKDAARSVIVHEEDIRQTLHLVTRSSLYALEEELRRGYITVTGGHRIGITGRAVLSKEGQVRTLKEIAAFNIRIAREIIGAANRLKEFVIDPTTSRVFNTLLISPPQCGKTTLLRDLARQISNGTLHANMKGMKVGIVDERSELAGCVHGVPQHDVGSRTDVLDACPKAEGMLMMIRSMSPQLLITDEIGRMEDCEAILEAVHAGVHVITTAHGFGLQEVRKRPAIRELFQAGAFSRYIVLSRRSGPGTIEAVYDGQGGRIHVREAVPS; encoded by the coding sequence ATGCCGGATCGGAGACTGGAGGAACAGATTTACCCGCTCTTGTCTCCCCGCCTGAGGGAGGTTGTTACACGCGCTCCCACGCGTGTGCTTTCATCGCTTGAGGAGATTCGCTTACGGCAAGGGAAGGCTCTGCAAATCTATTATGCTTCACAAGATGCATATCTGGATGAGCGGGGCGGTTTGCAAAAGGATGCTGCACGAAGCGTAATCGTGCACGAAGAAGATATCCGTCAAACGCTTCATTTGGTGACTCGCTCTTCATTGTATGCGTTGGAGGAGGAATTGCGTCGCGGCTATATCACAGTGACGGGTGGTCATCGCATCGGCATCACGGGAAGGGCGGTGCTTTCAAAAGAAGGACAAGTACGAACCTTAAAAGAGATTGCCGCTTTTAACATCCGTATTGCAAGGGAAATCATCGGCGCTGCCAACCGATTGAAGGAATTTGTCATTGATCCGACCACTTCTCGCGTTTTTAATACCTTATTGATTTCGCCTCCTCAATGTGGGAAAACCACGTTGTTACGCGATCTTGCACGGCAGATTTCCAACGGGACACTGCATGCGAACATGAAGGGTATGAAAGTTGGAATCGTGGATGAACGCTCGGAATTGGCAGGATGTGTTCACGGTGTACCGCAGCATGATGTGGGTTCTCGTACTGATGTACTGGATGCCTGTCCAAAGGCAGAAGGGATGTTAATGATGATTCGCTCGATGTCACCTCAACTGCTGATCACCGATGAAATCGGGCGCATGGAAGACTGCGAAGCGATCCTCGAAGCGGTCCATGCGGGTGTTCACGTCATTACGACCGCACACGGATTTGGGCTGCAAGAGGTGCGCAAACGCCCGGCCATACGGGAATTGTTTCAAGCCGGCGCCTTTTCCCGTTATATCGTTTTGTCGAGACGATCCGGTCCTGGAACCATTGAAGCCGTTTACGACGGACAAGGCGGGCGTATTCACGTACGGGAGGCCGTACCTTCATGA
- the gcvPA gene encoding aminomethyl-transferring glycine dehydrogenase subunit GcvPA yields the protein MKSFSYIPNTEQDRKRMLDFLGIESVDELFADIPSSIRFNRELNIPAAWSEVELNRNMARLAGKNANVDEYISFLGAGAYQHHIPAVVDAIISRSEFYTAYTPYQPEISQGNLQAIFEFQTMICELTGMDVSNASMYDGPTAMAEAGIMACSATRRTKLLVSRAVHPEYRAVLNTYAYGQKIEVVEVDIENGLTDTKDFEAKLSDDVAGVIVQYPNFFGSIEDIQTYAELAHAKKALFIAVVNPIALGILEAPGALGADIVVGEGQSLGNPLSFGGPYLGFLATRTEHVRRIPGRVVGQTRDLDGRRAFVLTLQAREQHIRREKASSNICSNQALNAIAATVYMAYMGKEGFQEVAKLNLQKAHYAQKRLASVKGVEPLFSAPFFNEFALKLPVEPKTVNKELLAAGIIGGYDLGRDYPEYKDAMLFAVTEVRTKDDIDMLAERLEEMI from the coding sequence GTGAAATCGTTCAGCTATATTCCCAATACGGAACAAGATCGTAAACGGATGCTGGATTTTTTGGGGATCGAATCAGTGGATGAGTTATTCGCGGATATCCCCTCTTCCATCCGCTTCAACCGCGAATTAAACATTCCTGCTGCGTGGTCTGAAGTCGAACTGAATCGCAACATGGCAAGGCTTGCGGGAAAAAACGCAAACGTGGATGAGTATATCAGTTTCCTGGGTGCGGGTGCTTATCAGCATCATATCCCTGCGGTCGTGGATGCGATCATCAGCCGTTCGGAATTTTACACGGCCTATACCCCTTATCAACCGGAGATTTCCCAAGGAAATCTGCAAGCCATCTTTGAATTCCAAACGATGATATGTGAATTGACCGGAATGGATGTTTCCAATGCATCTATGTATGACGGCCCGACGGCGATGGCGGAAGCGGGCATTATGGCTTGCTCCGCTACGAGACGTACGAAGTTGCTCGTTTCCCGTGCCGTTCATCCCGAATACCGAGCGGTTCTAAACACGTACGCATACGGACAAAAAATCGAAGTGGTTGAAGTGGATATCGAGAACGGACTTACGGATACAAAAGATTTTGAAGCGAAATTAAGCGATGATGTAGCCGGCGTCATCGTACAATATCCGAACTTCTTCGGTTCCATCGAGGACATCCAAACGTACGCCGAACTCGCGCATGCAAAGAAAGCTTTGTTCATCGCGGTGGTGAACCCGATCGCTTTGGGGATCCTTGAAGCTCCAGGCGCGCTCGGTGCGGACATCGTGGTCGGAGAAGGACAGAGCCTGGGCAATCCCCTTTCATTTGGCGGCCCATATCTCGGTTTCCTCGCAACGAGGACGGAACATGTGAGACGCATCCCCGGCAGGGTTGTCGGTCAAACGAGAGACTTGGATGGACGACGCGCGTTCGTACTCACATTGCAGGCAAGGGAACAACACATCCGCCGCGAGAAGGCATCCTCCAATATCTGCTCAAACCAGGCGCTTAATGCGATCGCGGCGACAGTCTATATGGCGTATATGGGCAAAGAAGGGTTCCAGGAAGTCGCAAAATTGAATCTGCAAAAAGCGCACTACGCGCAAAAACGCCTGGCCTCCGTCAAAGGAGTGGAACCTTTGTTTTCAGCACCGTTCTTTAACGAGTTTGCCCTCAAGTTGCCAGTGGAACCGAAGACGGTGAATAAGGAATTGCTCGCTGCGGGTATTATCGGCGGGTATGATCTTGGACGGGACTACCCTGAATATAAAGATGCGATGCTGTTTGCCGTAACGGAGGTTCGCACGAAAGACGATATCGACATGCTGGCGGAACGACTGGAGGAAATGATATGA
- the spoIIIAE gene encoding stage III sporulation protein AE, translating to MKQRWIFSFFLLFMFLFTVSFPVYAEGGGTSQGLVDKAVQNLDTSGLDKFWRDLVEQYGTFMPVHDTPRLIDAIKAEGFTLQGVLTGLIKFFFHEVFVNSKLLGTILVLTVLAAILETIHSAFERQNVSKIAYAVIYMVLIVLAVQSFLTATGYAKNAIGNMVDFMMASIPMVLALLASLGSFHAVAMMHPLIVFTVDSIADLIYYFIFPLVFFSAVLTIVSTLSERYKVTELAGFLRTTAIGLLGLFFSVFLGVMSVQGAAGAIADGVSIRAAKYASSTFIPVVGKMFADAADTVVGASLLIKNSVGIAGMVILLLMAAFPAIKIISLAMIFNLSAAVMQPLGHSPIISCLSTIGKTLILVFAALATVGLMFFLAVTIIIISGNLTVMMR from the coding sequence TTGAAGCAACGATGGATCTTCTCCTTCTTTCTCTTGTTCATGTTCCTCTTCACGGTTTCCTTTCCTGTTTATGCGGAGGGGGGAGGGACGAGCCAAGGGCTTGTTGATAAAGCTGTCCAGAATCTGGATACCAGCGGTTTGGATAAGTTTTGGCGGGATCTCGTGGAACAATATGGAACATTTATGCCAGTACATGATACTCCTCGTTTGATCGATGCGATCAAAGCGGAAGGATTTACACTGCAGGGGGTTCTTACAGGTTTGATCAAATTTTTTTTCCACGAGGTGTTTGTAAACTCAAAGCTTCTCGGCACGATTCTCGTGTTGACTGTATTGGCGGCCATTCTGGAAACCATACACAGCGCATTCGAACGACAGAACGTGTCCAAAATCGCTTATGCGGTGATCTACATGGTTTTGATCGTCTTGGCGGTACAATCTTTTTTGACGGCTACTGGATATGCCAAGAACGCAATCGGGAACATGGTCGATTTTATGATGGCAAGTATTCCTATGGTACTGGCATTGCTCGCAAGTCTCGGATCGTTTCATGCGGTGGCGATGATGCACCCATTGATTGTTTTTACGGTCGACTCCATTGCCGATCTTATCTACTATTTCATCTTTCCACTCGTCTTTTTTTCCGCTGTATTAACGATCGTCTCGACCTTGTCGGAACGCTACAAAGTGACAGAATTGGCAGGTTTCCTGCGAACCACTGCCATTGGACTCTTGGGGCTGTTTTTCTCTGTCTTTTTGGGGGTGATGTCCGTTCAAGGGGCTGCAGGTGCGATTGCTGACGGTGTTTCTATACGTGCAGCAAAATACGCTTCTTCCACATTCATTCCCGTCGTTGGAAAAATGTTTGCCGATGCGGCAGATACGGTCGTTGGTGCGAGCTTGCTTATCAAAAATTCAGTGGGGATCGCTGGGATGGTGATTTTGTTGCTCATGGCCGCTTTCCCGGCGATTAAAATCATCTCTCTTGCGATGATTTTTAATCTATCAGCAGCGGTCATGCAGCCGCTCGGTCATTCGCCGATCATCTCTTGTCTTTCCACGATCGGAAAGACACTGATTCTGGTATTCGCCGCTTTGGCTACTGTAGGTTTGATGTTCTTCCTGGCCGTGACGATCATCATTATTTCAGGCAACTTGACGGTCATGATGAGGTGA
- a CDS encoding YqhV family protein has protein sequence MFRNMVDHVVWGMAGLRFLSGTIEVLAAFLMLYFGTVERALMVNAVLSLVGPTVLILVTTLGLIGLAEKLELWRRVLVMAGVGLILWGVRG, from the coding sequence ATGTTTCGAAATATGGTGGATCACGTCGTGTGGGGGATGGCGGGCCTACGTTTCTTATCGGGTACGATCGAAGTGTTGGCGGCCTTTCTCATGCTCTATTTTGGTACTGTGGAACGGGCGTTAATGGTCAATGCGGTTCTATCGCTCGTAGGGCCCACCGTTTTAATCCTGGTCACAACCCTGGGACTCATCGGGCTCGCAGAAAAGCTAGAATTATGGCGAAGGGTGCTCGTGATGGCGGGGGTAGGTTTGATTTTGTGGGGAGTACGAGGATAG
- a CDS encoding CD1247 N-terminal domain-containing protein has product MNRIKERLAYLRGLSEGLNVSQASPEGRIIHGMLEILDEMVMAMERLHSSQDDLEEYVAAVDEDLSDLEDDFYDDYDEDDDFAEHDGWNDHTDEYSAIDCVDMTCPNCKESVYVDKDIFADEDVVEVLCPECHETILVNDSSPAVVGEE; this is encoded by the coding sequence ATGAATCGCATCAAGGAACGCCTTGCCTATTTACGGGGCCTTTCTGAAGGGCTTAATGTGAGCCAAGCATCGCCAGAAGGACGTATCATTCATGGGATGCTTGAAATATTAGATGAAATGGTCATGGCGATGGAACGGCTGCACAGCTCACAAGACGATCTTGAAGAATATGTGGCTGCGGTGGATGAGGATCTGAGCGATCTGGAAGACGATTTTTATGATGATTATGATGAAGATGATGATTTTGCAGAGCATGACGGCTGGAATGATCACACGGATGAATATAGCGCCATCGATTGTGTCGATATGACTTGTCCTAATTGTAAAGAGAGCGTATATGTGGATAAAGACATTTTTGCCGATGAAGACGTCGTGGAAGTGTTATGTCCCGAATGCCATGAGACGATTCTTGTGAACGACTCCTCACCCGCAGTTGTAGGCGAAGAATGA
- the efp gene encoding elongation factor P has translation MISSNDFRPGVTIEYDGEIWRVVEFLHVKPGKGAAFVRTKLKNVKTGVVKEMTFRAGEKVPRARVETREMQYLYNDGEMYTFMDTETFEQINVPKAQLEYELQFLKENMNCFVVMYEGAAIGVELPNTVELEVVETDPGIRGDTATGGSKPATLETGYVVQVPLFINVGDRLIIDTRSGEYVSRA, from the coding sequence ATGATTTCAAGTAACGATTTTCGTCCGGGCGTAACGATTGAATACGATGGTGAGATTTGGCGCGTGGTTGAATTCCTGCATGTAAAACCCGGAAAAGGAGCCGCGTTTGTTCGCACCAAATTGAAGAATGTAAAAACCGGTGTCGTGAAAGAAATGACATTCCGTGCAGGCGAGAAAGTTCCGCGTGCACGCGTGGAAACCCGTGAGATGCAGTATCTCTACAATGACGGCGAAATGTACACGTTTATGGATACGGAGACGTTTGAACAAATCAATGTTCCCAAAGCGCAATTGGAGTATGAACTGCAGTTTTTGAAAGAGAACATGAACTGTTTTGTTGTCATGTATGAAGGAGCAGCGATCGGTGTCGAACTTCCGAATACCGTTGAACTCGAAGTGGTAGAAACCGATCCGGGGATTCGCGGCGACACAGCGACGGGCGGTTCCAAACCGGCCACACTCGAAACGGGTTATGTCGTTCAGGTTCCCTTGTTTATCAATGTGGGTGACCGTCTGATCATCGATACGCGTTCAGGTGAATATGTCTCCCGTGCATAA
- a CDS encoding histidine phosphatase family protein: MQKTEICLVRHGETPWNKETRLQGSQDIALSPLGILQAKTVAERLRNESWHAIYSSDLTRAYDTAKYIRSAVGLSIPHHVDKRLRERHYGTLEGMTRAEILQLYPDFHLPDDEVVIPGVETHADLRQRVYQAIHEVATLHRGKRIIIVSHGGSIHAFLYKITGRLPERIGNTAITRITWEDGKWYTHSINDTSHLENMEIPSTQRDR, from the coding sequence ATGCAAAAGACGGAAATTTGTCTTGTTCGACACGGCGAAACCCCATGGAACAAGGAAACACGCCTGCAAGGTTCGCAGGATATCGCGCTTTCCCCTCTCGGTATTTTGCAAGCGAAAACGGTGGCCGAGCGTCTCCGAAACGAATCATGGCACGCCATTTATTCCAGTGATCTCACCCGTGCGTATGATACCGCTAAATATATTCGCAGCGCCGTTGGTCTTTCGATCCCACATCACGTGGATAAGCGATTGAGAGAAAGGCACTACGGCACTCTTGAGGGTATGACGCGTGCAGAAATCCTGCAGCTATACCCTGATTTTCATTTACCTGACGATGAAGTCGTCATACCGGGTGTAGAAACACACGCAGATTTGCGTCAACGAGTATACCAAGCCATTCATGAGGTCGCAACCTTGCATCGGGGCAAAAGGATCATCATCGTCTCACACGGCGGTTCGATCCATGCATTTCTGTATAAAATAACAGGCCGACTTCCGGAACGCATCGGCAATACAGCGATCACAAGAATTACATGGGAAGACGGAAAATGGTATACGCACAGTATCAATGATACTTCGCATTTAGAAAATATGGAAATTCCTTCAACACAAAGAGATCGTTGA
- the aroQ gene encoding type II 3-dehydroquinate dehydratase, producing MAKVLVIQGPNLNLLGMREPEIYGSATLDDIHQELAEQAKKFGVEIECFQSNHEGAIIDRIHQAMGEIDGIIINPGAYTHYSIAIRDALSSVCIPAIEVHLSNIHAREEFRHRSFIAPVVLGQIVGLGVIGYQLALQALVAHFREKNILHT from the coding sequence TTGGCGAAAGTGTTAGTAATACAGGGCCCGAATCTTAATCTCCTGGGGATGCGCGAACCTGAAATTTATGGAAGCGCAACATTGGATGACATCCATCAGGAGTTGGCCGAACAAGCGAAAAAGTTTGGGGTTGAAATCGAGTGTTTCCAATCCAATCATGAAGGTGCGATCATCGATCGTATTCATCAAGCGATGGGCGAAATCGACGGAATCATCATCAATCCCGGTGCATATACCCATTACAGCATCGCCATTCGGGATGCGTTATCGTCTGTTTGTATTCCAGCAATCGAAGTGCATCTTTCAAATATCCACGCACGCGAGGAATTCCGGCACAGATCATTCATCGCTCCTGTCGTTCTCGGACAGATTGTCGGCCTTGGCGTAATCGGTTACCAACTGGCTCTTCAAGCACTCGTCGCTCATTTTCGAGAAAAAAACATCTTGCATACATAA
- the gcvPB gene encoding aminomethyl-transferring glycine dehydrogenase subunit GcvPB translates to MRQEKDQALIFELSRPNRAAYSLPACDVPEEDLSALIPGSCLREKKAELPEVSEIDLIRHYTELSTRNHGVDSGFYPLGSCTMKYNPKRNEKMARLSGFASIHPYQDVETIQGALELMYHLQKELEEITGMDQVSLQPAAGAHGEWTGLLMIRAYHESRGEKRTTVIVPDSAHGTNPASAAIAGFKTVTIKSNEQGGVDLEALRRAVGPDTAALMLTNPSTLGLFEENIEEIARIVHDAGGLLYYDGANANAILGHARPGDMGFDVVHLNLHKTFSTPHGGGGPGAGPVGVKSNLVPFLPVPIIEYRDGKYVLNYDRPQTIGKVKGFYGNFGILVRAYAYIRTMGPDGLKRVAEDAVLNANYMMRRLQPYYDLPYDRVCKHEFVLSGKRQKQNGVKTLDIAKRLLDFGFHPPTIYFPLSVEEAIMIEPTETENVETLEAFIQAMIQIAEEAEREPEKVKHAPYHTVVNRLDETSAARNPILRYRKSEE, encoded by the coding sequence ATGAGACAGGAAAAAGACCAAGCGTTGATCTTTGAACTTTCGCGACCAAACCGGGCCGCGTACAGCCTGCCCGCGTGTGACGTTCCGGAAGAAGATCTGTCTGCACTGATACCTGGGTCATGTTTGCGTGAGAAAAAAGCGGAACTTCCGGAAGTCAGCGAGATTGATCTGATTCGCCATTACACGGAATTGTCCACGCGTAATCATGGGGTTGATTCGGGTTTCTATCCTCTCGGATCCTGTACGATGAAATATAATCCGAAGCGGAACGAAAAGATGGCTCGTTTGAGCGGGTTCGCTTCCATACACCCCTATCAAGATGTAGAGACCATCCAAGGTGCGCTCGAACTGATGTATCATCTGCAAAAGGAACTCGAAGAGATCACGGGAATGGATCAAGTATCCTTGCAACCGGCAGCCGGTGCGCACGGGGAATGGACGGGGCTTCTGATGATTCGGGCTTACCATGAGTCACGAGGAGAGAAGCGGACAACGGTGATCGTGCCCGATTCGGCGCACGGAACCAATCCGGCTTCGGCTGCGATCGCCGGATTCAAAACGGTTACGATCAAGTCGAACGAGCAAGGTGGTGTTGACCTTGAGGCTCTGCGGCGTGCGGTAGGTCCGGATACGGCAGCTCTCATGCTCACCAATCCTTCGACACTAGGTTTGTTTGAAGAAAATATCGAAGAGATCGCACGAATTGTGCATGATGCAGGGGGCCTTCTCTACTACGACGGTGCGAACGCGAATGCGATTTTAGGTCATGCGCGTCCGGGGGACATGGGATTCGATGTGGTTCACTTAAACTTGCATAAGACGTTTTCCACGCCACATGGCGGTGGAGGACCGGGGGCAGGGCCTGTGGGTGTGAAAAGCAATTTGGTTCCTTTCTTGCCCGTACCGATCATCGAATACAGAGACGGTAAATACGTGCTTAATTATGATCGGCCGCAAACGATCGGAAAGGTAAAAGGATTCTACGGCAATTTCGGGATTCTTGTACGTGCGTACGCCTATATTCGCACGATGGGACCCGACGGATTGAAACGAGTGGCGGAAGATGCGGTCTTGAATGCAAACTACATGATGCGCAGACTGCAACCCTATTACGATCTTCCGTATGATCGCGTGTGCAAACATGAGTTTGTTCTTTCCGGCAAACGGCAGAAACAAAACGGTGTCAAGACGCTTGATATTGCGAAGCGTTTGCTGGATTTCGGTTTTCATCCGCCAACCATCTATTTCCCGCTGTCCGTAGAAGAGGCAATCATGATCGAACCGACAGAAACGGAGAATGTAGAAACTCTTGAAGCTTTCATACAAGCGATGATTCAAATTGCGGAAGAAGCGGAACGCGAACCGGAGAAAGTGAAACATGCGCCATATCATACGGTGGTTAATCGTTTGGATGAAACTTCCGCTGCAAGAAATCCGATCCTGCGTTATCGTAAATCGGAAGAGTAA
- the gcvT gene encoding glycine cleavage system aminomethyltransferase GcvT, giving the protein MAELKRTPLFPVYKEYGGKTIDFGGWELPVQYTSILEEHEAVRTRAGLFDVSHMGEITVKGNDALANIQKWITNDASKLSVNQALYSPMCYDNGGCVDDLLVYKRDENDYLIVVNAANIEKDYDWMLKHSFGDVEISNISSQVAQLALQGPLAEKILQKLTDIHLTDIKYYWFRQNVPVAGIPALVSRTGYTGEDGFELYVDKDLAIDLWQKILEAGKEEGIVPVGLGARDTLRFEARLPLYGQEINETITPIEAGLGFFVKLDKGDFIGRDVLAKQKEEGAPRKLVGFEMIERGIPRTHYEVQVEGKRIGEVTSGTFSPTLKKNIGLAIVAAEHAQIGNEIDILIRNKKVKAVIVPTPFYKRKK; this is encoded by the coding sequence ATGGCAGAACTGAAACGTACTCCCCTATTTCCTGTTTACAAAGAGTATGGGGGAAAGACGATTGATTTTGGGGGATGGGAACTGCCCGTACAATACACCAGTATTTTAGAAGAGCACGAAGCGGTTCGTACTCGTGCCGGTTTATTTGATGTTTCCCATATGGGGGAAATCACGGTTAAGGGGAATGATGCGCTCGCGAATATCCAGAAGTGGATCACGAACGACGCATCGAAGCTTTCCGTCAATCAAGCGCTCTACTCTCCCATGTGCTATGACAACGGTGGTTGCGTAGACGACCTGCTTGTTTACAAACGGGACGAAAACGATTATTTGATCGTCGTCAATGCAGCAAATATCGAGAAAGATTACGATTGGATGCTGAAGCATTCGTTTGGAGATGTAGAAATCAGCAACATTTCTTCTCAAGTGGCACAACTGGCTTTACAAGGCCCATTGGCCGAGAAAATTTTGCAAAAACTGACCGATATCCATTTAACGGACATCAAATATTACTGGTTCAGGCAGAACGTTCCTGTCGCCGGGATCCCCGCTCTCGTATCGCGCACCGGATATACGGGAGAAGACGGCTTTGAACTATATGTGGATAAAGACTTGGCGATCGACCTTTGGCAAAAGATATTAGAAGCAGGCAAGGAGGAAGGCATCGTTCCCGTAGGACTAGGGGCACGCGATACCTTACGGTTTGAAGCGCGGTTGCCTCTTTATGGCCAGGAAATTAATGAGACGATCACACCTATCGAGGCAGGATTAGGATTCTTTGTGAAATTGGATAAGGGAGATTTCATTGGCCGGGATGTGTTGGCCAAGCAAAAAGAGGAAGGAGCTCCGCGAAAACTGGTCGGTTTTGAAATGATCGAACGCGGAATTCCCCGCACTCATTATGAAGTACAGGTCGAAGGAAAACGTATCGGTGAGGTCACCTCGGGGACGTTCTCACCCACCCTCAAAAAGAATATTGGTTTGGCTATCGTTGCGGCCGAACATGCGCAAATCGGCAATGAGATTGATATTCTCATCCGTAATAAAAAGGTGAAAGCGGTCATTGTTCCCACACCTTTTTACAAACGGAAGAAATAG
- the spoIIIAD gene encoding stage III sporulation protein AD, whose product MEIVQIVGFGLIATILIIVIKQKTPQIAFTISILVGAVIFLLLLDKIQAILSVIQKLAIQANVDVLYLSIILKIIGIAYITEFGSQVVRDAGEGAIAAKIELAGKILILVLAIPIIQVIIETILRVLP is encoded by the coding sequence GTGGAAATCGTCCAGATTGTGGGATTCGGGCTCATCGCCACGATTCTCATCATCGTAATCAAACAGAAAACGCCCCAAATCGCATTTACCATCTCGATCTTGGTGGGGGCGGTCATCTTTCTTCTCCTGCTCGATAAAATACAGGCGATTCTAAGTGTGATCCAAAAGTTAGCCATACAAGCGAATGTCGATGTGTTGTACCTCTCCATAATTCTCAAGATCATAGGTATTGCGTATATCACAGAGTTCGGTTCACAGGTCGTGCGCGACGCGGGAGAAGGTGCGATCGCCGCAAAGATCGAACTTGCGGGAAAAATTCTCATTCTTGTACTGGCCATACCGATCATCCAGGTGATTATTGAGACCATTTTGCGGGTACTGCCGTGA
- the spoIIIAB gene encoding stage III sporulation protein SpoIIIAB has protein sequence MIKAVGAILVILAATGMGLRQAHRYHERPRELHQLITALRMLETEILYGATPLPQAFRRIADRFTGEMRLMFLALSRHITEGDGRPVSEVFRDVLHEWMPRLHLRKQDIEILIQFGETLGISDREDQIKHIALACSSLSAEEEEARDESMRLGRMWRYMGALLGIAVVILLY, from the coding sequence ATGATCAAAGCAGTAGGTGCGATTCTGGTCATTCTCGCGGCGACGGGTATGGGTCTGCGTCAGGCTCACCGCTATCATGAACGGCCGCGCGAATTGCATCAACTGATCACTGCCCTGCGCATGTTAGAGACGGAAATCCTGTATGGGGCAACGCCACTGCCCCAAGCGTTCAGGCGGATCGCTGATAGGTTTACGGGAGAAATGCGTTTGATGTTTCTCGCTCTATCCCGGCACATCACGGAGGGTGACGGTAGGCCAGTCTCCGAGGTTTTTCGTGATGTGCTTCATGAATGGATGCCACGGCTTCATCTCCGTAAACAGGATATCGAGATATTGATTCAATTCGGAGAGACGCTCGGCATCTCCGACAGGGAAGATCAGATCAAACATATCGCGCTCGCGTGTAGTAGTTTATCTGCCGAAGAAGAGGAAGCGAGAGACGAGAGCATGCGCCTTGGACGCATGTGGCGTTACATGGGAGCCCTTCTTGGAATCGCTGTCGTGATCCTGTTGTATTAG